Sequence from the Deinococcus malanensis genome:
TGGTCCGGCCCGTGGTCGAGCGTCTCAAGGCCCGCTATCCGCTGACGGTGGCCCGTCTGGATGGTCTGGATGCCCATGACTGGGAAGTGATCGGCGTGGCGACCCTGTCCAACGACTACGGCTGGGTTGAGGAAACCCTGCGTATGGCTGCTGACTTTATTGCCCGCGAGGGACAGTACCGGGTTGTCAGCGAATCCACCGAGATCACAGTGCTGGGCGGTGACGAGGAATTCGAAGACGAGGAAAGCTGATGGGCGGAGGTCCGGCTTACGG
This genomic interval carries:
- a CDS encoding DUF503 domain-containing protein, which gives rise to MALGYVGVLTVRVEMPWVGNLKEKRALVRPVVERLKARYPLTVARLDGLDAHDWEVIGVATLSNDYGWVEETLRMAADFIAREGQYRVVSESTEITVLGGDEEFEDEES